Genomic DNA from Porites lutea chromosome 4, jaPorLute2.1, whole genome shotgun sequence:
GGCTTTGTAAAAGTCAAGAACCACTTCCTACTTTAGTGACAGCGAAGCTCCATGCTCGGGCGAAGCGCAAGCACACGCGAGCGTCCTATATCtagaaaaatttggtaatcactcATCCGAGAAATTTGGGtgatcacgtgaccgtacgcctgTCCGTCcctccgtccgtccgtccgcaccacagacataccaatgtaaaacaACTCAATTAACAGGTATTACACCACAGGCAACTCGAGgtgttttggcgggaaattgcatggccacccggacttttaaggagaaaaaacaacaacaaagtcgagtctttttcgacgttatttttaatgtctacactcacgtggataacagagaaagagctagagcgagtgattaaaaacaaaggcgACGAATTTCgtgggaagaaaaacatgaaaatttcatagcggcggtgagaaaatgagaaatgctagcggccagcaaggtgaaaatgagcggcagtgaaaaagttaaaaacggaacaggaacacaagcaagaaaattttgggtgagcacatacgacaattcctccataaaaatagtgtGTAACTTTGAAGTTTCTCGTTTTAGTAGTGCAAAACAgcattgtagtcgtgcaaaacaacggcaaaaaatgtacaaaaaaagtgtcctgcacgtgcaaatttgtttattTGCTAATTAGGGGTGCGTTACTTTACTAAAATCCAGATCCGGATTCTTAATCCGAAAACTGATATTTCGTTTCTTTACtggaatccaaaaacggatttttgatccAAATCCAAAACCGGATACGAAGCGTTTCTTTACTGCAGATCCGAAAAGAGTGAATACCTCCAGCGGTAACACGGAACAATTTTAATACATACATCAGCTGTTGGACAACACTGCTCATCTTAAGGGCCATTTTGGAAACCGAGGTATGGATTAAACGATCGATTTTATGCGTTTTATCGGGGTGGTAAAATCGTAATACAAACAGGCCCTGCATTGTTACTAgttcacaagaaaaaaactgcTCCTCAATTTCGCCCGCAAGTGTTGCAAGGCTACTTTTCCAGTACATATCTTATAGCAACACTCGGTGCTTCATTTAGCCCTTCTAAAGCAGTATCCTTGAGTTAATCGTCCAGAATACAATCAACGGGTCAGTATCCGTGTAATTCTTTCGCCGGGATACCGTCGATATTGTGGGTCCTTTCTTTGgaattgaatgaataataatacttttTTGGATAGAACGTTTCTTCTCTCAACGAAAAATCCTAGCGATCCGGATTTTTGATCGGatcttggattttagtaaagaaacgcaccctagatctatttattttgttgccgttctcattgccgttgccgtttagcattacacgattttatttttttgtttataacaaGAGATTCGCTTTTGGCCCTGGCTAAATCCAtatattttattcattcattttattcaAGAACACCTGGCTTTGGACTTTGGAATGGGAGCTCAAGGCCCTACAGCAAACCCTGGGAACCGTTCAGAAGCTGGCCCAGAACAGACAGGAGTGTAGATCCTTTGTTGCTGCCCTACATGCCTAACGGCATTCATGGGCATGAGTAAGTGAGTAATTGAGTGagttaaaagacagtgcattcaTAGTAGTTAAAAGGGAAGGAAAGGTTAATTAGGTATGTGAAAAGGggcaccatttgtcaatagaacgTATAcggaaggggtaccttttctgtctatCGAAGGCCAAGGGGTTGAAACTCGGGACggaacctccccgtataaaacatAATTGGGTAGCATCCGCCCCTCCGGTGATGGGAGCGGTGAAGTCGCGAGGAACGAGCCAAAACTAATTTGCACGTGGCTCTAGGGAGTTCGTGCCACTGGTTACCCTCGAtacatatattttcaatttttcagaAAGGTAGACAGTTTGGCATGCCAGCTTAGTATCTTGGAACTTTAATCACGTCCCCTAATTCAAACGATAGTCCATCCTGGGGGGCCAGTAGCAACTACTTACGGGAGCAAGATTTACGATGAATTTTTCATCAATCTGGATCATCACTTATGTCCTGTTGATCGGTGAAGGAGGGAATGAAGAATCCGCTGGGAATTCGAAATACGTGAGGGACACGGATGTAATAACAAGCATGCTATGGAGCTAGTTTGACTGTGCAGTAGgctttagcctgcgaaaacatccgtttctcctctcTCTTCGCCGCTTGagacgtttcgcgcgaaacgtccccagcggcaaaaagcgaggagaaacggatgttttcacaggctacaGTAGGCTATCTACGTTAAATTACATATTTCCATAGTTTGGGGGGTAAGAATGAAAGCCGACGCTATTGAATCACCCACTTTCTTAGTTTTTATTGTATCTAATACCATGCCATTTAATACAGTACCTCTTACTAGTTCTTAACTTAGTTCCTGGTGTTAAATAATGCCTACGCGTTAAGCttccttaaaaaacaaaaccctTAAACTTTGAGGAAGACTTCCGTTATGGTGGCTTCCTATCGCACAAAGATTTTCCAATAATCGCCAGGGGACACTCCCACATTATAATCGTCGCATTCCCACCTGCCAGATGTAAGAAGCCAGTGGTAAGCTGCCCATACAAAAGCAGTGTGGTCGTATAATCTGCTCTGATCGCGCTCTGCACCCCATTTGCCTATTTTGCTAGAACCTTTTTCGTATCCCCAATCTTTGCAGACTCTTGCTAACCGCGAATTATCATTGCTCATGATCACAAACGAGCCACAAGAGGCAGGCATCACATCTGTCTCACCACTGAGGTATTTCACAGCAGTTTCACCTGTAGTGTTAGCAGCCGTGGTGATGTGAAATGTACGACCTCCTCTTTTTTTGCAGTGGAATCGTATCTGAGTGAAATTCAAGTGCTTCCTCAGCTCCTTCATGGCGCTTTTTGTGAGTACCATCTCTTTGCTGCTTACTCCGCGGTAAGATGTCTTAACTGGCAACTGGGTTGTAGACGAACCGTGCGAAACAACGTTGGAAACAAGAAGCCACTGCCCTGAAATTTAATAAATGTTTATGGCTCATGTGGGCCAAAACAAGTAGTCATAAGTTcaacttagggcctgtttacatggagtgggggaccccggtctagtggggtaggtttcttttgttttgtgtcccccagagcgtgaaaacaaaagaaaccaaccccactagaccggggtcccccactccatgtaaacaggcccttagtcaaACGAGGCGGAAACAGTGCATATTGTGTCATAAAGCCTATTGTTACAATCAAGGAACAATaagtgtgaattttttttgacaCCTATTTAGATATTGAGAATTTCCTGAATTTACTTGATCTAATAACTGACGTACCAGCATAAAAGCAAGCGTCATCTTCACCTCAAACCTTACCTCCGTCAGTTGTCATGTCACAATATGCCTTTAAAGGCCTTTTAGTCCTTCCAGGGTCAATCCAGTACTCCCCGTCTCCATTGGTGGTACCTAAGTCCTTGATTTCTTTGCAGGATTGAGCGGGATCGTAGGAAAACAGACCGCGTGTCGCTACAACAAAATAGGcatcaacaatttaatgatCCACTTCAAGGAACGCCTCGCTTGAAGGCAGTATCCTAATGTAATGTTCCTGTAAGCTTTGAATGAAGAAAGCAAAACGTGTTTGATAATTATAAATGGCCAAGGATACCACAAGGGTCAATAACCTTAACAATTCGAATACTGACAACAAAAGAGAAGAGTTTTGCAAAGCTCTGTTAATCAGTCAAGCTTGCAATCTCTTCCAAAGGAAATAATGACGACAATATACACATGCTATCGGTTTCCAGGAGAGGACCTTGAGTCTTGCTTCATCCATTCAGACGAGAGGTGATTCCTGTTAAACTGGCtaatgaagaatattatttgaatatttgcctGTGAACAGAATCCCCCCGCTTAAGCTTAATTGTACTGCAGGCTAGTTCCAGTTCATAGCTAAGACTCCCTTTAATTAATGTGTTTGACTAATCAATTATCACTGAAATGCATCGAATACGAAGATTTTGGTACTGAGATATTTACGTTTACACTTCTTGCCATCTCTCTTGAAACCAGGTTTACAGGTGCAAATGAAAGACCCCTTAGTGTTTTTGCACAGCAGATTTCTGTCACAGTTATGGGTATTACTTGTGCACTCGTCTATAtctgaaaaaagagagaaacaTAAATTgcgtttcttttctttattgtcattttcttttcattctacGTTACAAAGGAAAGCGATGACTGATACGAATATGGCAGTTTTCTCAAAttgctaaaaaaatgaaaaagatgaaTGCGTTAGGCCCCGTTAATTCGAATTGAGGCCGATCCACATTATTTAGAcaggctgaattgattcagatgccgatcttaattccagccgaactaaattaaaaaggagaaatatgCTCATTTCCGTCAAACTGCTTGTAacatacgttataataatttatgcattaggttcggcacacgtaaaagttcggtgtctgaattaaagtcgctccaaagtcgctccaaagtcgaaacTCCCGGCCGAGCTAAGCGGGAAGAGCGGCTGAGCAGTTCCAAATTGAAAAGGCCGTtgctaaggcccggttcagaagCCGCTCCACTAATTAAGTGGAGAACCTAATTGAATTAGGTCCGACTTTGGAGCGACGTTGGCGCGGcaactgattcagacggcgtaccgtgtgtcgatCCTAATCTTTATTTCATGTATGGAGAAAGAGAAAGGCCTGGGTTCGATACCATATTTTCACGCCATAATTGATCTCCACTTTGTAGAACACCATTCTCCTTGCTTCTGTAGAATCTCTATTTTTGCCAAATTCATTTGAATCATTACATTCGATCTTTTCTTGCTCCTCCATAACTTCTCGGAAACATGGCCCACAATATGCGACTGAACTGCCTGCTTTCCAGCCGCTTGACAGCTTGACCTTTCATCATTCTCGAAGACAGAACAAGGGATACAGAAGTATCCCTGGCACCGTGAACAAGTATATTTTGCACTCTTAAAGCAAGAGGAGCAAGATTGTTCTTTTTCACCCGCCTTTTTTCTCAATTTAGTGTTCTGGGCATGGCAACTACGTAAAAACGAGCGGTATTGTgggaaaaattataaattcaatGTATGCATGTATGCATTAGGTTCAGGCACTTGAGCGCCGTATGAATCACATGCCGCTCCAATGTCGAATAATACGACAGACTCTGTCGACCTTGACGTTTCTACCGCACCTAATTAAAACGGCCATAaccaaattgattcaaacgccgctcttttgccgtacttaatttaTCAGTTAGGTTCGGGACATGACTGGGGGGGTGTCTGAACCGGGCCCAATTGATtaagacgccgaacttttcatgtacctaaTTTAacgtattaggttcggctcatgaaaagttcgacttctGAACCGGGCCTATAAGAGCGCTAGACTGGATACCTTTACAGTTCTTCCCATCTCCCTTGTAACCGCGATTGCAGGTGCATGTAAAGGACCCCTCAGTGTTCTTACATAACGCATTTCTGTTACAGTTATGGGTCTTGCTTGTGCATTCATCTATAtctgaaaacaaagacaaaaattatgACGTACCGATTACACGCTGTAAAGctccaaaaacaacaaagcaATTGATATTCTATTCCCTTccgaattttctttatttagacCCCCTTGGGGCTTTTTATTGCCtctgaaatagtttttttttaatcaaatcaAACTATGTTATTACCGatgaaattcttgttttgaCTGAAGGAATGAAAATCCGTATAAAACGTtgttagtaagtaagtaagtatgtaagtaagtaagtaagtaagtaagtaagtaagtaataacttcATTTAACCACGGAATCCTTATCACTAAAAAGTGGTCTTCTAAAGAGCCGTGCACATTAAactaagacttaaaaaaaacaaacattattgaaaaaatCCTATAATAAATGCCTACTAAGAAAATCTTAATGTACAATAGcggaataaaaacaatttaaagtaGTGGCCAGCTTAGCCTCAGCTGACAGGCTGTTCCATGTTACTGCGCCcctttaaagaaaacttttctttagGACCTCAGTGTTCGGTCGCGGAATAAACAGGTTATGTTGCGCACCTCGAAGATTATGCCTGTGAATGGTATTAATGCTGGCGAATTTATTAGACAGGTATTCGGGAACAAGgttatttacagttttaaacATGAAAGATTTCAGTTGCTTATCACGTCTGTCAGCGATGCTATCCCATTTAAGGGCATGAAGAATCGGGGCAGAGCTGGCATCCCAGCTAGACCCTGTAATTATGCGTGCAGCCCTGTTTTGTAGTTTCTCTAGTTTTGGGCTGAGACCATTACCGATACAGCCCCAGACAGCGTTGCAATAATCGAGATGCGGAAGAATCAATGACTTGTAAATAGTGACAAGGGTACTCTGGGGACATATTAGTCTTAGCCTTCTC
This window encodes:
- the LOC140934232 gene encoding uncharacterized protein; the protein is IAAVSNCSTTNSHLVTVHNQEENVYIQHRHNGERSWIGLNDRSVEGSFVWTNKEITSFRFWALQQPNNWKNEDCVHTLGANNGYTWNDVSCDNCYNYTCVQEIDECKTNYHRCDVNAACQNTVGSYKCTCKAGYSGNGRKCVDIDECTSKTHNCNRNALCKNTEGSFTCTCNRGYKGDGKNCKDIDECTSNTHNCDRNLLCKNTKGSFICTCKPGFKRDGKKCKPTRGLFSYDPAQSCKEIKDLGTTNGDGEYWIDPGRTKRPLKAYCDMTTDGGQWLLVSNVVSHGSSTTQLPVKTSYRGVSSKEMVLTKSAMKELRKHLNFTQIRFHCKKRGGRTFHITTAANTTGETAVKYLSGETDVMPASCGSFVIMSNDNSRLARVCKDWGYEKGSSKIGKWGAERDQSRLYDHTAFVWAAYHWLLTSGRWECDDYNVGVSPGDYWKIFVR